Within the Magnetospirillum sp. ME-1 genome, the region GATGGCGTTACCGATAAGGTTCTGGAACAGGCGTTCGAGCTCTGTCGGTGATCCCAGGACGGAGGGCATATCATTCATTATCTCGATTGTGGCCTCGGCATCGGCAACCGCGACCTCGAGGTTGGTAAGGGCGTTGGTGATGGCATCGGACAACTGCACCTGCCCGAATGAAGCTTCATGCCGTCCAGTGCGGGAGTACTCGAGCAAGTCGAGAATCATCCGGTCCATCCGCTTGGCACCGTCAACTGCAAAGCCAAAGAACGCTTTCAGGTCGTCATCTGAACCAATATCCAATCGCTTTTGGATCAGCCCAAGATAGCTGCTGACCATCCGCAGTGGTTGACGCAGGTCATGGGAGGCAACGTAGGCGAACTGTTCCAACTCGCGATTGATCTCAGCAAGCTTCCTGGCTTGGATCGCTAGGCTTCGTTGCGCCGCTTCCGCCACATCCTTGGCTGCCAGGATGTCTTGATTCGAAAGATCACGCTCCAAGACGGCACCGACCCATCGTGCCAGAAGGCGCACGAACTCGATGTCGCCATCGTCGAACTCGCGTCCACATTGTTCGGGTGAACTGAAATTTACCGTCCCAAAGTCAAGTCCCCGAACAGTGACCGGCGCTCCTATGTAGGCTTCAAGGCCGAATGCTTTGTAACAAGGGTGTCCTGCATACCTTGACTCTGCCATGTGGGATACAGCCACGACATCATTGGCGCTTATGGTGAGGGCGCAATAGGTGTCACCAAGCTCAAACACTTGGCCGTCGTGCAGAGATGCCTCCGGCGGAGTCTTATGGTGGAGGACGGTGTACGTGTTCTCGTCGATCCGGCTGATAATCCCGATAGGCAGCCCCAGATGCTTTGCCCCGAGCGCAAGTGCCTCGGCCAATTGCTCGGACGCTTCGACGCGGGGAAGAGCCGCAATATCGCTCAATGCACGGAGGCTCTCATAGTGACGCTGCACCATGCGTGTCCGCTCAGAGAGCACGATCTCGACATCCTTACGGACGGTAATGTCTTCCTTGATCCCGACAAAATGGGCGATCTCTCCGTGGTCATCGAGAATGGGAAAGATGATAGCCTGTTCCCAGTAGTGCTCACCGGACTTTCGCTTATTGCGAAGTTCACCCTGCCAGTGACGCTTGTCCCTGATCGCCGCCCATAACTCCTCGTAGACTGTAATTGGCGTTTCGCCCGAAGCCACCAGTCGAGGATTCATTCCAATCGCTTCTGCCGGGGTAAAGCCAGTTACCTCGGTGAATCTTGGGTTGACGTATTTAATCGTTCCATTGGGGGCGGTGACCACCACGGAAACCGGAGACTGATCGACGATGCGTGAGAACAGCCTGAGTTGAATCGCGACATCGGCTTGGCTTGTGATGTTGGTGCCACTGCCACAATACCCGATGAAGTTGCCGCCATCGTCATAGCGCGGGCCGCCGCTGATGCTGATCCATTGAGCTGTTTTACCCTTACCTATCCAATACCGATAGTCGCGGAATTTTCGGTGTGCTGCCAGGTCATCGCGATGCGTCTGCCAGGACGCCTGGTCCTCTTCAATTCCGCGTGCCGAAAGCTCCCACCGAAGCTTCCCGATAGCGATAGAGGGATCAATTTGTGCTGCCTCGGCAAAGCTAGGGGAAAGCCACGTAATGCGGTGAGCCTCATCCGTTTCCCAATACCAGTCACTGGATGCTTCCGAGAAAATTTTCAGGCTGGCCTCGTTCTCAGACAGCGTCCCCACTACCTCTTGCAGCTTTTCCGCCATACGGTTGAACGCCTTGGCGGTATCGGCTAGTTCATCGTTGCTGGTTATGGGGACTCGAGTATCAAGCTCACCTGCTGCAAGTCGCGCTCCGGCCAATCGCAGTGCTTCGAGTTGCTGGGTCAAATACGATCCAAGGAACCATGAAAACAAGGCCGTAAGAGCGAGGCCGAGAGCGGCAATCGAGGAGGAAAGACGCCCGGCGGCGAAAATTGCATCGTCAAGGGCCTGGCTATCGATGCCGAGCCGCACTGTCCCAAAATTGTTCCCAGCGACGACCACCTGCTGTAGGCGCTCGGTCACAACGTTTGAGGCGGAGTTTGCCTTGGATTCTGCCAAAACATTTCCGTCCTCATCCAGAAAGCGGAGATAGGCGACGCTGCCCGCTGTCAGCGTTTCAGCTACGATAGCGTCCAGTGTCGCAAAGTCTTTGGAGATCAGGGCGTCCCTGGCGCTGGCAGAGATAAGACGCAGGGTCACATCGGCGCGCCGATCAACCTCTTCGCGACCAGATCGCTTCATGGCTCCAACCGTGATGAACAGGAGGATGCCTAGAATGACGATTTGAAGCAGGGCAACACCCGCAATTGTCTTTGAACGAAAGGTCATTCAACCTTCTGCTTCTGCCATTGTTCCAATAGACGAATGTCCAAGGCGCGAACATCGTTCCAGTCTTGGTCAGCTCCGGCCTCAATGCCCTTCATCGTGACGCCCTCGAGAACATGACGGCCTACATCGTCGCCTTGAAGCGACCTCATGGCGTCCAGTACCCGCTTAACCACCTCGGAGGGGACGCGGGGATGGGCTGCAAAGGGATGAGGCGTGTAGTCCTTGGTAGTCGCCAAAACGCGAAGTTCCATGCGCTGCTCGGTCGGCAAGGCGTCCAGCGTGCGGGTGATGCCGCCACCTGCGGCAAAGTTTCCGGCTGAAACGCCCCGATATACCGAATCATGGGACGACACATATTTGGGAATGATCCTGACGCCGTGGCTAGAGAACTCAGCCTGGGCCAGGATGCTGGCTGCAAAAGCAGCCGGAGCCGGGAAGATCACAGGCTTATCTGCGAGATCGTTGATGGTTCGATAGGGGGCGTCTTGGCGCACGACAACGATACCGACCAATCGACGATCCTTCTCCTTGGCAAAGGCCACGTAGCCGGTGTGATGGTGGAAGACCGAATAGTGGTAGGGGTTCATATAGGCGAAGTCATACGCGCCCGCGCCAAGCTCGGCTTCAAAAGCAGGTATATCCTTGGGGGTGCGAAACGTAAATTTGACACCGGCACGTTGCCCGACCTCATTGAGAAGCGGCACCCATTGCTCCGCCAGGCGAGACGCCGCTGCCTGGGGAACGATGCCGAAGCTCAAGGTTTGGGGCTCAGCACGGACGCTGGCGGACGACAATAGTACAAGCATCGCCACCGGGACGCCTGAGCTCCAACGGAAAAAACTTCCCAGCACGAAGACCTCCCCCATCGCCCACCCTTTGGATTAGTGCGATTCTAACCCAAAAGGATTAATGCCGTATATGGCGGAGGTAAATGCTAATTAAACAGTGAGACTTCGACCAACATCCGCTTTCATATTCGCATTTTCCACGACGCACACGCTCATCAAACCCACCTAAGCTGAGCAGAGACTGAGTTTCCCACCCGTCATATCTATCATATTTATCAGAATCGGCTCTGGGACAAGAACGCGCTTCATACACTTCAACACCTTGCTCTTTGGCTTTCATTAAGCACCAGCCAGCAAGTAACGCGTTACCGTGAACTACGAAAAAAGTAACGCCGTTGCTATCTGAAAATGCCCAGTGTTGGCGCAGCCACGGTTCCCCAAAGTTTAGATTGCTGAGGCTGATCACCAAAACCTGACGGGCGTCTCTCCCAGAATCTTGGTCAAGGCCCACATGACCGTGACCTCAAATCAGCCAAAGTTGCTGTTCAGTTCGGTGCCCAGGGTGCACCCCGACCCGTCATCGTAATCGAGCGTCTCCACCGTGGCCTTGGCCTCGGGGGCCAGCCCCTTCCAGGCGCAATACCGCTTCTACAACTCCAAAGGCGGCGGGAACTTGGTCAGGGCCAGTTCGGTCTCGACCTTGCCGCCGGTGCCGGTGCGGTCATGGAACAGGAAACCATCACCATTGCTGGAGAAGGCGAACGGCAAGTCGACGAAGGTCTGCTATGGCCCTTGAGTGCCAAATTGAGCCGCTGGACATGATGGGGTCGTTACTGCCGAACCGAAGGAAATCCGCTACCATCCACAACGGACTTTACGGCCTTCAGCACCGACGCCCACGCGACCTCCAAACTGTCTATCAGCTGTATGCTCCGCTCAATATCGCCCTCTGTCAGCACCGCCTCAAGTTCGGCAGCAAGGCGATGCACCTCACCTGCATCGGCCATTCCGGCAGCTCCCTTCATGGTATGGGCTTCGCGGGTCGCCAGCTCGATATCTCGCTCAGCGACGGCCCTCCGTATGTCGCCGATGACATCCCCCCGGTCCAAGAGGGTCTTCAATGTCTGGATATACAGCACCCTCATCCCCGCCACCCTCCGCAATCCAGCACGGATGTCGAGACCATCGATATGGCTCGGGAGATGGATGCCCTCGCCGAGCAGTGCTTCGCCAGCCGTACCGAGCATTTGTGCGTCCCCCAAGCCGGTCACCCACTTGTGTATGATGGCGTAGAACTCGCTAGGGTCGAATGGCTTGCCGATGAAGTCATTCATCCCGGCGGCAAGGCACTCCTCTTTCTGTGCATTTAAGACATTGGCGGTCATGGCGATGATGGGCAGGTCAGCTAGAGCCTCCCGTTCACGGATCAGGCGGGTCGCGGTGACGCCGTCCATGCTGGGCATTCTCATGTCCATCAGGACGATTTCGTAGTCCTTCTCCACAGCTTTTTCGACGGCCTCCTTGCCGTCACCGGCGACATCCACCTCCATTCCCATGGCCGACAACAATCCGACAGCCACCGTCCGATTGGTGGGATCGTCTTCAGCGAGAAGCACGTGCGTACCCCGCAAAATGGAATAGTCCTTCTCCTCTGAACCGGGTTGGGTAACCGATGTCCGCCGATCCGGGACTTCCGTCGGCGAGATCGATCCGTTCTCGGCGGATCGCCCAGTCAGCGCGGTAAACCAGAAGGTACTTCCGCAGCCAACAGCACTTTCAACCCCCACCTCACCGTCCATCAGCTCCGCCAGTCGCTTGGCGATGGCCAGCCCAAGCCCCGTTCCTCCGAACTTGCGAGTTATCGAGATATCCGCCTGTTGAAACGGCTTGAACAGATCGGCCTGCTGCTCCGGCGTCAGGCCGATGCCTGTGTCGGTGACGGAGATGCGCAACAGCACGTCATCATGCTCGGCGGCTTCCGCTTCTACCCTGACCGTGACCCCACCCTGCTGCGTGAACTTGATTGCATTGCCCAGATAATTGAGCAGCACCTGCTCAATCCGCAGCGGGTCACCGACCAGCTTTCGGGGAACCGCAGGACCGAACTGGACGCAAACACTCAACTCCTTTGCAGTCGCATCATTCTTGACCTGTGCCACCGTGTCATCGACGACCTGAGGCAGGTCGAATGGCACATTCTCAAGTTCTATCCTCTCGGCCTCGATCTTCGAGAGATCCAGGATATCGTTGATGATGGCGAGTAGATGATGCGCCGATTGCCCGACGCCCTCAATGTACTCGCGCTGCTTGGGGGCCAGATCGCCCATCAAGGCCAAATGCGTCAGGCCGATGATACCGTTCATCGGAGTACGGATTTCATGGCTCATGGTTGCCAGGAAGTCGCTTTTGGCCCTATTTGCGGCCTCCGCCATCAACTTGCTGTGTTCGAGTTCAACCCTGTACTTTTGAATGCGCCAAAGAAGAACAAACAGTGCGCTGATTACAAAAAAGGTGGCGAGACTCAGCTTGGCGACAAACGCCTGCCATTCATTTAGAACTTCACTGGATATCTTACTGACAGCCACCGCCAGGGGATAGTTGGGGACGGCGGCAAAGCTGTACAGCCGAACGAGACCATCGACTGAGCCGGCCACTTCTTGTGATCCATAGGGATCATGGGCAATAAAAGTCAGGATCGGAGCACCGGGAAATTTCTGCCCCACCTGGATCGGCGGGTTGCGCGCCAGCAGAGTTCCGTCTAGGTGAAATATCGCCGCAGTCGCGATGGGGTCCGGCGATGCCGTCCGCAGCACCTCGTCGATTACTTTGGTCTCCACGCCGACCACCAACACCCCGGCGAAGCCGCCATCGGCATCATGCAGCTTCCGCGAAATGGTAATGACACTCTTGCCGGTTAGGCGACCAACTACTGGAGCGCCGATTATAAATTCTGCACCGGCCTTGTGGAGTGTAAAATAATCGCGATCCGCAACATCAATAGATGGTTGTTTTTTGTCTATGGTTGAAGCAATGCCATGGCCATTGCGATCAAACGCCAGAACATAGCCAATTTGTGGAAATTTTGAAACAATCCCCCGGATGCTATCGACTGCCTTTACAGGGCCACCTCCCTCGGCGATCTCCGAAGCGAAGTGGATCAGGATTGCATCGCTCTCGCGGATGATCGCGCTTATCTGCTCGGCCAGAAGACGGGCGGCGATCAGGTTGGCGGATTGAGCTTTTTCGACGCTACGTTGCCTCTCGACCCAAGCCGTATGGGTAACGCCGATGATCAGCAGAACCATGACGATCAGGCTAGAAAACAGGAGTGTCAGTGATGGTCGGCTTAACGCAACGGAGTTCGCCAACTCCCCCCCCCTACGCACGCGCTATCCAAGAACACCGAGCAAGCATACCTTAGTATGGCCTGCTGAGCGAGAGCGTCGATAGTAGGACCGGTTTGGGTCATGTCCCGCCGATTGGCCCCAGTGACGCGTCTGCCGAGCACTTGACGCCCCTCGGCATCCGCCCCGTGCAGTTGGAACACGCTCTTCGCCAGGTCGATACCCATGCATGTGATCGTCATGATCTCCTCCAACATCTGATGCGCCCCTTTGCAAGCGTTGCCGCTTGGGGGGTGAGACGTCCATCCCATTAAGTGGAAGGCTAAGTACGGCGGCCTGGACGTGTCGGAGGCCCGGCGCCTGAAGGCACTTGAGGACGAAAATGCCCGGCTGAAGAAGCTGTTGGCGGAGTCCATGCTGAACGAGGCGGCGCTGCGCGATCTTCTGGGAAAAAATGGTGAGGCCCGCCGCCAAGCGGGAGGCTGTCGCCCATCTCCAGGCCGAGCATGGAATGAGCGAGCGTCGGGCCTGTGCCGTGATTGCCGCCGACCGTATGACGATCCGCTACCGGTCGCGCCGCCCCAGGGACGAGGCGCTGCGTGCCCGCCTGCGGGACTTGGTCAACCTCCGGCGGCGTTTCGGCTATCGTCGGCTGTTCATCCTGCTGCACGAGACGGGGGAGCCATCGGGACTGAGCCGTATCTATCGGCTTTATCGCGAGGAGGGCTTGGCGGTGCGCAAGCGTAAGACCCGGCGCAAGGCCATTGGCAGCCGTGCCCCGATCCTGGTCGAGGCCCGCGCCAACGCCCGCTGGTCGCTGGACTTCGTCCATGACCAATTGGCCTGTGGACGGCGGTTCCGCATCCTCAACGTGGTCGACGACGTGACGCGGGAGTGCCTGGCCGCCATTCCCGACACCTCGATCTCGGGGGCCAGGGTGACCCGTGAACTGTCGGCGCTGATTGCTCGGCGAGGGCGACCAGAGATGATCGTCTCGGACAACGGCACCGAGCTGACGTCCAATGCCGTCCTGGCCTGGAAACAGCAGCAGCGGATCGACTGGCATTACATCGCGCCGGGAAAGCCCATGCAGAACGGCTTCGTCGAAAGCTTCAATGGCCGCATGCGCGACGAGTTGCTCAACGAGACGGTCTTCACCAGCCTGCCCCAGGCCCGGGCCGTCATCGCCGCCTGGGCGGACGACTACAACACCGCCAGACCACACTCATCCCTGGGATACCAGACCCCGGCGGCGCACGACGCCAAACTCAAGGCAATGGGGCCATCCTCTCCGCCCCTCCGGGGCTCCGAGCCCGGCCCCATTGCCCACACCGCGCCAGACGGCGTAACTTTGCCAAAGGCTCTACTTTTCGCCGGAGGAAAGTTCCCGAGCAGGTCAGCTCGACGGCGAGATTTTCACCACCATGCCCACGACGAACCCGTCCGGAATCGCCATCAAAATCGACATCCTATGCCCATCTGGCGACAGGATGTCGATTTTCGGATCTTCATCACCATGCTGACACCAAGTGTGAAGCGATCTCCCAGATCAAAATTCCATTGTGTACGCGAGGCGACGACCAACTCACTGGTAACAGGTTTCGATTCCGCATTAATTAGCGCCGGGTTAGCCCATAAATCTGCCAATTCACAAACAACGTTCGATCTGTTTGCAGAAAAAATAGACCACCACTTCACTTTTTATAGTGACTTTCGCCACCATGATTCAATGCAACATGGAGCACGACATGGATCACCTCATTACCCCCGGAGAGCTTATGACGATTCTGAGGCTTCCAAGCCTTAAATCGCTTTATTGCTTTCTTTCGGCCAATCCTGATGCTGTCCCGCCTCCGATCAGGATTGGCCGCCTTCTTCGCTGGAAAAGTTCGGCCGTCCAAGCCTGGATCGAATCACAATGACAGAGGCGCAAAAGCCGTACTCATTGGCCGCTCGAATGAGTGTGCTGTCACAAATCATCAAGGACCCTCGACTGAATGATAGCTCACGCAGAGTCGGCTTTGCGCTTATCAACCGAATAAACAGCCAAAACGGGCAATGCTTTCCAAGCTACGAGCGGATTGCATCGGATGTCGGGCTGTCGAGGGCGGCCGTTGCTACTGCGATCAAGACACTGCTTCTGTGCGGCTACTTTACCTACACCGCTGGTGGCGGTAACAAAAACAGTCAATTCCCTGGGGAGCGACGGGGAAGATCAAATGTCTACCAGTTACAGCTAAATCAAAACCATCCACCACGCGCACAAGAACCGTCCAACTCTGCCAGGAACAACCGTCTTGAGCAGGGGGTGAAACAGTCCAGCGCGCCAGACTCTAACCTATCTTTAATAACCGATTCAAAACAAAGCCAAACAAACCTAATGGAAAATACCGCCAATTTTATCGCTCACGATTTCGATTCGCCAGCCATCATCCTGCAGGGGCTTCTTGAAGATCTCCTTGATGAGCTAAATACTAATGCCACGCCGAACTCGTACGAATAGTCTGAGCCAGTCTGTAGGCAGCAGCTTTTCGACCTCCTCCCCTCGCTATCCGGTGTGGATAGTGCTGGGACAGCCCCCGCTCGACGCAGCGACGTGAGCTACAGGATCGGGATGATGAAGAGGCACTGACCGCCGACGTCATCACCCTGGCTCGCCAGTATGGCCGCTATGGCTACCGCCGGATTACGGCCCTGCTGCGTGACGCAGGTTGGACCGTCAATCCCAAGCGGGTCGAGCGGATCTGGCGGCGGGAGGGGCTTAAAGTGCCACCAAAGCAGCCCAAGCGGAGCCGTCTTTGGCTCAACGATGAGGCATGCATGCGGCTAAAGCTGCGCCTGCCTCAATGCCGGCGCCTCGACCTGCTGTCGATATCGCCAGCATGACCAGCGATGAATTGCTTGCCGCCATCACGCAAGTCGGGATCTCCGATGTCGAGGCTGTCATGCAGGAAGCTGGTCGCCGGAAACTGGCTGCTGCCGTGCCCGCATTGGCGGAGGTAATTCGCCGGTTCACCGGGTTCGCCGCCGCCCGCCCCAGTGCGAGAGCAGGTCGCCGCCCTGGGCGCTCTGGTGGCGATTGGCGGAGCGGAAGCGGGTGCTGCGGTTGCACGCATTATAGAGCGGCGGGAAGTCCAAGGTCCGACCTTGGCGACAGCAGTATGGGCGGCGGCTCAATTGGCCGCCACCCTGCCGACGACCACGGTCACGGACTTGCTG harbors:
- a CDS encoding ATP-binding protein, yielding MTFRSKTIAGVALLQIVILGILLFITVGAMKRSGREEVDRRADVTLRLISASARDALISKDFATLDAIVAETLTAGSVAYLRFLDEDGNVLAESKANSASNVVTERLQQVVVAGNNFGTVRLGIDSQALDDAIFAAGRLSSSIAALGLALTALFSWFLGSYLTQQLEALRLAGARLAAGELDTRVPITSNDELADTAKAFNRMAEKLQEVVGTLSENEASLKIFSEASSDWYWETDEAHRITWLSPSFAEAAQIDPSIAIGKLRWELSARGIEEDQASWQTHRDDLAAHRKFRDYRYWIGKGKTAQWISISGGPRYDDGGNFIGYCGSGTNITSQADVAIQLRLFSRIVDQSPVSVVVTAPNGTIKYVNPRFTEVTGFTPAEAIGMNPRLVASGETPITVYEELWAAIRDKRHWQGELRNKRKSGEHYWEQAIIFPILDDHGEIAHFVGIKEDITVRKDVEIVLSERTRMVQRHYESLRALSDIAALPRVEASEQLAEALALGAKHLGLPIGIISRIDENTYTVLHHKTPPEASLHDGQVFELGDTYCALTISANDVVAVSHMAESRYAGHPCYKAFGLEAYIGAPVTVRGLDFGTVNFSSPEQCGREFDDGDIEFVRLLARWVGAVLERDLSNQDILAAKDVAEAAQRSLAIQARKLAEINRELEQFAYVASHDLRQPLRMVSSYLGLIQKRLDIGSDDDLKAFFGFAVDGAKRMDRMILDLLEYSRTGRHEASFGQVQLSDAITNALTNLEVAVADAEATIEIMNDMPSVLGSPTELERLFQNLIGNAIKYRVKDRPIRVQVNCRPDGPDWIVAVCDNGIGIALEDRERAFMIFQRLVAQDAYEGTGIGLAVCKKIVESHGGHIWIEDGLDGGTSVCFSLPKT
- a CDS encoding phosphate/phosphite/phosphonate ABC transporter substrate-binding protein codes for the protein MSFGIVPQAAASRLAEQWVPLLNEVGQRAGVKFTFRTPKDIPAFEAELGAGAYDFAYMNPYHYSVFHHHTGYVAFAKEKDRRLVGIVVVRQDAPYRTINDLADKPVIFPAPAAFAASILAQAEFSSHGVRIIPKYVSSHDSVYRGVSAGNFAAGGGITRTLDALPTEQRMELRVLATTKDYTPHPFAAHPRVPSEVVKRVLDAMRSLQGDDVGRHVLEGVTMKGIEAGADQDWNDVRALDIRLLEQWQKQKVE
- a CDS encoding hybrid sensor histidine kinase/response regulator, translating into MANSVALSRPSLTLLFSSLIVMVLLIIGVTHTAWVERQRSVEKAQSANLIAARLLAEQISAIIRESDAILIHFASEIAEGGGPVKAVDSIRGIVSKFPQIGYVLAFDRNGHGIASTIDKKQPSIDVADRDYFTLHKAGAEFIIGAPVVGRLTGKSVITISRKLHDADGGFAGVLVVGVETKVIDEVLRTASPDPIATAAIFHLDGTLLARNPPIQVGQKFPGAPILTFIAHDPYGSQEVAGSVDGLVRLYSFAAVPNYPLAVAVSKISSEVLNEWQAFVAKLSLATFFVISALFVLLWRIQKYRVELEHSKLMAEAANRAKSDFLATMSHEIRTPMNGIIGLTHLALMGDLAPKQREYIEGVGQSAHHLLAIINDILDLSKIEAERIELENVPFDLPQVVDDTVAQVKNDATAKELSVCVQFGPAVPRKLVGDPLRIEQVLLNYLGNAIKFTQQGGVTVRVEAEAAEHDDVLLRISVTDTGIGLTPEQQADLFKPFQQADISITRKFGGTGLGLAIAKRLAELMDGEVGVESAVGCGSTFWFTALTGRSAENGSISPTEVPDRRTSVTQPGSEEKDYSILRGTHVLLAEDDPTNRTVAVGLLSAMGMEVDVAGDGKEAVEKAVEKDYEIVLMDMRMPSMDGVTATRLIREREALADLPIIAMTANVLNAQKEECLAAGMNDFIGKPFDPSEFYAIIHKWVTGLGDAQMLGTAGEALLGEGIHLPSHIDGLDIRAGLRRVAGMRVLYIQTLKTLLDRGDVIGDIRRAVAERDIELATREAHTMKGAAGMADAGEVHRLAAELEAVLTEGDIERSIQLIDSLEVAWASVLKAVKSVVDGSGFPSVRQ
- a CDS encoding helix-turn-helix domain-containing protein codes for the protein MTEAQKPYSLAARMSVLSQIIKDPRLNDSSRRVGFALINRINSQNGQCFPSYERIASDVGLSRAAVATAIKTLLLCGYFTYTAGGGNKNSQFPGERRGRSNVYQLQLNQNHPPRAQEPSNSARNNRLEQGVKQSSAPDSNLSLITDSKQSQTNLMENTANFIAHDFDSPAIILQGLLEDLLDELNTNATPNSYE